In one Thermococcus sp. 2319x1 genomic region, the following are encoded:
- the argC gene encoding N-acetyl-gamma-glutamyl-phosphate reductase has translation MIKAAVIGASGYIGGELVRLLAMHPEVEIKAITSRRFAGQKVHKVHPSLRGLNLRFTNTNEFDADVIFLAVPHGTSMEIIDDYLGSAKIIDMSADFRLREDLYREYYGEHKKPELIDEFVYGLPELHRKEIRKAELVANPGCNATATILALYPFRELTKEAIVDLKVSSSAGGRRENLASIHPERSHVVRVYKPHHHRHEGEVIQETGVKVAFTVHSVDIVRGILATIYFRFEGSERELLKRLLLYKDEPFVRLVTDRDGLQRFPDPKYVIGSNFADIGFAYDEGNSRAIVLSAIDNLIKGGSGQAVQNMNLMFGLDERTGLNYYPVYPV, from the coding sequence ATGATAAAGGCCGCAGTCATCGGTGCCAGCGGTTACATCGGTGGGGAACTCGTCAGGCTTTTGGCCATGCACCCCGAGGTGGAAATAAAGGCGATAACATCGAGGCGCTTCGCAGGTCAAAAGGTGCACAAGGTTCACCCCAGCCTAAGGGGGCTTAACCTACGCTTCACGAACACCAATGAGTTCGATGCCGACGTTATATTCCTTGCCGTTCCCCACGGAACCTCGATGGAGATAATAGACGACTACCTGGGGAGCGCGAAGATCATAGACATGAGCGCCGACTTCAGGCTGAGAGAAGATCTATACCGGGAGTACTATGGCGAGCACAAGAAGCCAGAGCTCATAGACGAGTTCGTCTACGGCCTTCCGGAGCTCCACAGGAAGGAGATAAGGAAGGCCGAGCTAGTTGCAAATCCGGGCTGCAACGCGACCGCCACAATCCTCGCGCTCTACCCATTCAGGGAGCTCACAAAGGAGGCAATAGTCGATCTCAAGGTGAGCTCGTCTGCGGGGGGGAGAAGGGAGAACTTGGCGAGCATACATCCAGAGAGGAGCCACGTCGTTAGGGTCTACAAGCCCCACCATCACAGGCATGAGGGTGAGGTGATCCAGGAGACCGGGGTTAAGGTGGCCTTCACCGTCCACTCCGTTGACATCGTCAGGGGGATTCTTGCCACCATCTACTTCCGCTTTGAGGGCAGCGAGAGGGAGCTTCTGAAGAGGCTTTTGCTCTACAAGGATGAGCCCTTCGTGAGGCTCGTTACGGACAGGGACGGCCTCCAGCGCTTCCCGGATCCAAAGTACGTGATAGGGAGCAACTTCGCCGACATCGGCTTTGCCTACGACGAGGGGAACTCGAGGGCTATCGTCCTCTCTGCCATAGACAACCTCATCAAAGGCGG